The Setaria viridis chromosome 2, Setaria_viridis_v4.0, whole genome shotgun sequence DNA window TTTGGCATTTAGTTAAAAAAATTTCAGTGATTTGTTGGTTGGATCAGGTTCAGTTTTCAGATATCTTCAGTCACTTATCAGGTTCTGTTTCAGCTATCTCTACTAATCACACTACATGCTTCTGGTTTATAGGTTCCAATAATAACAAACGGAGATTCTACTCGGATGACTTAAAGATCGCCATATACCTAGAGCTATTGGCAAAAACTGATCCTCCTATTCTGCGCCGCGGGGTTTCAAAGTGAGTTGCACGAAAATTTGATGTGCCTCTAAGAGTTGTGCAGTCCATTTGGAAAAATGGACAAACTGGTGGAATAAATGGTATTGTGGACAAACGGTCTAAGAATTGTGGTAGGAAAAGAATAGAAATAGACTTGGAATCCATAAAAGACGTTCCTCTTAATCAGCGCACCACTTTTCAGGATCTTACTAATGTATTGGGTGTCAAGAAGAGCACACTTCATAACCATTTCAAAGAAGGCTATTTTCATCAGCACACTAATGACCTCAAGTTTAGCTTGACCAATGAAAACAAGAAGGTCCGTGTCAAGTATTGTTTATCCATGCAGAATGATCAGTCTTTTTCTTTTAAACCAATGTACAATGTCGTGTACGTCGATGAAAAGTGGTTCTATAGGACTCGTATGAACCAAAAATATTACCTTGCAAATGATGAAGAAAGACCACAACGAGCAGTTAAAAGCAAAAATTTTATTGAGAAGGTGATGTTCCTAGCTGTGGTTACGAGACCTAGATTTGATGACAATGGTCAATGCATTTTTGATAGTAAACTAGCATTTTTCCAAGCCAGCAAAGAGATGGAGGTACTaaaaattgcaatttttttgCATACCCTGCATGAATCATGAGTCTTATTAACAATGTTTACATCTGTAGGTACCCTTTAACAAAATCCATGACGTCGGTGACAAAAGAAGTTAGCCGAGATTTCCTTGTGAACAAGGTTCTACCCGCAATCAAAGCAAAATGGCATGCAGAAGAGAAAGGATTGCCCATACACATACAACAAGACAATGCTAAGACTCACATTGATGTGAATGACCCTGCACTTGTTCAGGCCGCCCAAGCAGATGGTTGGGACATTAGGCTCACATGCCAACCTCCCAATTCTACTGACCTTGGATCTCGGTTTTTTTCAGCAATTCAGACACTATTTGAAAAGGGAACACCAAACAACATGAACGATATTGTGGCAAAGCTTGTAAGGCGTATCAAGACTACCCTGTGCAAAGGGCTAACCGTATTTTTTAATCCAGTAGGGTTGCATGATGGAGATCATGAAGCACAATGGAGGCCAGCACTGCAACATCCCTCACATGAAGAAGAAAACTCTAGAGCTGCAAGGACATCTTCCAACTACTCTGAGTTGCCCTTTGCAACTTCACAATCAAGCCATGCAATTCGTCGCTAGTTAGAATTAGAAGTCATGTATGATGCTTTTCTTTCGCTTCAATTCGAGTAATGGAAACTGCAAGCAATATTATCCCTTATTTTTCAACTGCAATTCATCTTGAACATGAAAATTTTCATCCATTAGCTAACAGAACTTACAGTACTGCTAAACTCAACACTAAAATTGCTCCAACTAATACTAGGACTAGTACAAGGAAGGGAAAATAATCTTGAACATGGACATCTTagtttcttcaagcttctcaacaTCCAGACCTCTATCTGGAATCTTTGGCAATCTATTAGAAATATTACAGTACCCACGACCAATCCAAAGCAGGGCTGCTGCAGCATCGTTGACGTCCTCCTCATGGCGTCCATACAAGAGAGGGGAACATCAAACTAGAGGCTTCATAATTCACCTTGTCGGATTGAAACTTGTTAACATCAATTGAAGCCAGCTTCACTAGGACATACACGGCGTCAGGTTCATCGACTTCGGCGATATCCATCTGGGAGTCCGGCACCTCAGTCTCACCTGCAAAAGTATCCATCACGACCTGCACCTCGCTATTGGCCATGGGGTCTTCATCTTCGTCAGTAGAATCTGGTGCGTGGCACGTAATGGATctcatcatcgtcgtcctgGCGATCCATCGCATGCAAGCATGCAGCAGCATCGTGGCGTGGATCGACTCGGCGGCGCAGAGGCGTGGTGTGCTGGACACTTTCACGAAGGCTACCGGGAGGAACGGAGGTGGTATTTGAAGCAACAGGAGGACGGCACCGCATCAATTGCCGCGTTTCGTACGAGGAGTCGCGAGCGCCTAGGGACGAGGTTCGTAGCTTAAACGACGCTGACTCTTgaaaaacttttttttctcaGATGACTCCGATAAATGGACGGAGGAAGTAATTTTCAATCTAAATAAATGTGCAATGAAATTGTGCAATGTCTAAGTGTGCTAGGTGCGATGCTCGTTCGGTCGGACACTCGGACCATAAAAATGTGCAAAGCTGGTAGGCAGGCATGCCCGCAGACTCCGGAGGTGGCGCAAGCGGACGGATGGCGGTTGAGGAAACCGCGTCCGGGACACTCGGCGCCGGGTACGCGTGTCCTCGGCTACCGAACAAGCCTGCCAGGCCGGGAACCAAGCGAGGAAAGGAGGAAGAACACTCTCCCACACGAGcaccaaggccttgtttagttcacccccaaatcccaactttagcactatgcaaaaagaagattccccatcacatcaaacttgcggtacatgcatggagtactgaatgtagacgaaatcaaaaactaattgcacagttttattgtactttgcgagacgaatcttttgagcctaattagtcaatatttggacaataatttacaaatacaaacgaaacactacagtgttgctacagtaatttaggcaccctaaagtttagcaactaaacaaggcccaaatGATTCTGCGTCGGCCTGTATCGGTCCCGAGTCCCGACCATTTCAATCCCATCCGTCGGTGTCGACCGccgcgacgacgaggacgcgcCATCCGCCGCCTGGTGCGGGTGCGGCCGTGCGGGGCGGTGCCCAGTGCCCACGGTGCACGCACACCTTCCTAGTCCTCCCTCCATTTGTGGACAAAGGGAGTGAGTGGACCACTCGCCACTGAGTAGGTAGCCGCTCCCAACGACACCTCCCCCCACCCGTCTCTCTCCCCCCCTCGTACGCTcgcatctccctccctcctcctccgctctcACTCCGCCCGCGCCACGGCAACCTTCCATTCCCCATCCCCCTCCTCGCACCTTCCCTTCCCCACCCAGCACTAGCAGCCCACCACCGGCGACTCACAATACCACCAAAGAAAGGCGCGCGCTCCTCCCCTTGGCCGCTTCCGCGTGCACCCGTCCGTCCCCGAACCCGCCGCGTAGCTTTCCACTCCCGCACACCAACCTGTAAAAGGCACCTCCTGCCTCCTCGCTTGCCTCCCTGGCCTGGATCTGCACCTCCACCCCACCTGACAAGGAACGAGGTGCTTCCCCGCCTCGAGTTCCGGCAAGTGGAGTGGAGCGGAGCGGagccgcggcgcgccgccccCAGCCAGATGCTGCCCAACACCCGCGGCAGGCCGCAGCAGAGGCCGCCCAGATCTTGGTCCTTTTCAGAGATGGTGGACTTCTCCGACCCCAAGCGCAGGCCGCGCTACCTCAGCAAGGTCATCATGGTCGCGCTACTCACCGCCATGTGCGTCGTCATGCTCACACAGCCGCCCTGCCACAGGAGGACCCCCAGCGTGGTAAGCCCCTTCTACTGCTACGACCTCTTTTTTACCAGTGTGCCAGTGCTTGGTTGGATCCAGTTGAAAATTGGTTATATCGTCACCGACACAAGTCCAAGCAAGTGCCTGACATGAGGATCTTCACCGTGTCACATGTGCTCAGTTCTCCGTCCATCAACCTGGGGTGACGCACGTGCTagtcaccggcggcgccggctaCATCGGCTCGCACGCCGCTCTTCGCCTGCTCAAGGACTCCTTCAGGGTCACCATAGTGGTACGTCCGATCCTCACAGCTTTGCAACTGCTGTTTCCGGTTCAAATCAAGCATCACTAGGTAGGACGTGTCTAGATTTTTATTGGGCGCTTACAAAACTCTGGTGTTTCCCTGCACAACAGGATAATCTTTCGAGAGGAAATATCGGGGCGATCAAGGTTCTCCAGAACTTGTTCCCAGAGCCTGGGCGGTTGCAGTTCATACAAGCTGATCTAGGAGATCCGAAAGCAGTATCCTACTATCTTATTATTATCTCTGGATAATTGGATATTTGTTTGCATCCAAAATGTGCCTGGCACAAGGATAAATAGATTTGATTCCTTGACATGATCTCAGGTTAACAGAATATTTGCAGAGAATGCATTTGATGCTGTCATGCACTTTGCTGCTGTTGCGTATGTTGGTGAGAGCACACTTGAACCTCTGAGGTACTAGAATTTCACTTGTCAGCCAGCCTCTAATTTATCAGTCAACTTTCCTACCTGCGCATGATACCGAAACACTTCTAACAGGTACTACCACAACATCACTGCAAACACTTTAGTGGTGCTGGAAGCTATGGCAACACACAGTGTGAAAACTCTGATATACTCCAGCACATGTGCTACCTACGGAGAGCCGGAGAAGATGCCAATCACTGAAGAAACTCCCCAGGTCAGCTGTTACTTCTGCAATTTTAAATTCTTTGTAGTAAAATAAGCTGAGACATTGTAAAGATGGCCAGTATAGACAAAAAGATTCTGAGCTAAATTGTGCTGTGCAGTTTCCGATCAACCCATATGGTAAGGCCAAGAAGATGGCAGAGGACATCATTTTGGACTTCTCAAAGTCCAAGAAAGCAGATATGGCTGTCATGATTCTAAGGTTGGCACTGTTAAGTAGAGTATCTTTTTCAAGACATCATTTCATTGCGGGGTTACTAATGACTAATCTTACACTGCTAGATACTTCAACGTCATTGGCTCTGACCCAGAAGGGAGACTGGGTGAGGCACCTAGACCTGAATTGCGTGAGCATGGTCGTATATCAGGTGCATGCTTCGATGCAGCGCTGGGTATAATCCCAGGTTTGAAGGTGCGTCGACTGACCATTCCTCTTTGCTGAGCAATCCTTTTGTCTTAAGGCAGTAGGTCCATAAACAGCAGTATTGCCTTTTGGACATATTTGGTGTTCACCACCTTATGGTATATCACTAATTAATATCTCTTGCCACTACAGGTTAAGGGTAGCGACTACGAAACGCCTGATGGTACTTGTGTAAGGGATTACATTGATGTCACCGATCTGGTTGACGCCCATGTTAAGGCGCTCAACAAGGCAGAAAGAGGCAGAGTTGGCATATACAATGTTGGCACAGGAAAAGGTCATATATCCACTGAATACCATCTTCCTGatgaaaaacaaacaaacacaaTACTACATTGGCATATTGTCTGCCACAGTTTAGGACTTTAGCTAACAACGTTCATTCGGTCTGATTGGTCAGGTCGGTCAGTGAAGGAGTTTGTTGAAGCCTGCAAGAAGGCAACCGGAGTCGACATCAAGGTCGACTACTTCCCCCGCAGACCAGGCGACTACGCTGAGGTGTACAGTGACCCTGCTAAGATCAACCGGGAGCTCAACTGGACGGCGCAGCACACCGACCTCCACGAGAGCCTCAAGGTGGCATGGACATGGCAGAAGGCGCACCGGAGCGGGTACGAGCCACCCCAGGCCATGATTTTGTGAAGAGTTTGGGTGCCTCATAGGCATAGCAAGCAACCAGCTGGACTGAAGCTTAGGTGAACATAAAATTATTAGAGACGACTCCTCGAGGGCTCTTAGTCGCTCACTCACATATGGCGGTTTATATATACGTAGTGCTCATGGTCATTCGTTCAATTCTTGAGGATTCATATTTATTGCAGGCCTTAGCTAATCACTGTAATATCATAATACAGATACATTCATTATATaagttatatatatagtaaaaaTTCAATAAGCTCCTTTGTGAGATGAACATGCTGTAGGGGGTTTAGGTGCTAGTTTTCAGCCAATGCATCAGTTGCTAGCTGCAACTTTCGTTACCGATGTGCAGTTGCATTATGGTAGTAATTTGTTAACCATGGTGGGATACAGAAACAGAAGTATCCTCATTCAGTTCTTATATCACTCAAATGCGCCAAACATCTGCCGTTTCAAAGAGATGTACGCTAGTTGCGAAAGGTGGTCATCCGGCTGGCACACCGATAAACTTGGAACGGTTTCATATGTTCGTGAACGTCAGACATTATTGGCTATCGCCAAACGAGATGGCGTATACGCCGGAAGCATGATGCAAATGAAGTACTACCAGCGCAAACTACGGTCATTCATTACACAAGCGTGGTGTAGAATCAATGAGCCGCAATTAACGCACTAAACGTCGATTACCAACTGGAACGACTTGCCGGGTCTCCAACCACAAAGTCGTACGGTAATGAAATTCAGTTGCAACTAGCATGTATCAAATGGTATGTCAAGTTCAAGCCAAGCTTATGTGACACTCTTTGCAAGcacttacaagttacaactaaCTGTGTATGAAATACCAGTTTGGCATCGACTGATCACATCCAGGGGCCATTGGTTCTGTTTGAACAAGACTCCTGCACAAGAGTGAGCAGCACGGTAATGCATCCACAAAAGAAGCTCATTATATAGACATCCTCCCAGTAATAAAAAGAGACCTTGCGGAAGGAAATCTGCTGCGCACAAGGCACTG harbors:
- the LOC117843713 gene encoding probable UDP-arabinose 4-epimerase 1, producing the protein MLPNTRGRPQQRPPRSWSFSEMVDFSDPKRRPRYLSKVIMVALLTAMCVVMLTQPPCHRRTPSVFSVHQPGVTHVLVTGGAGYIGSHAALRLLKDSFRVTIVDNLSRGNIGAIKVLQNLFPEPGRLQFIQADLGDPKAVNRIFAENAFDAVMHFAAVAYVGESTLEPLRYYHNITANTLVVLEAMATHSVKTLIYSSTCATYGEPEKMPITEETPQFPINPYGKAKKMAEDIILDFSKSKKADMAVMILRYFNVIGSDPEGRLGEAPRPELREHGRISGACFDAALGIIPGLKVKGSDYETPDGTCVRDYIDVTDLVDAHVKALNKAERGRVGIYNVGTGKGRSVKEFVEACKKATGVDIKVDYFPRRPGDYAEVYSDPAKINRELNWTAQHTDLHESLKVAWTWQKAHRSGYEPPQAMIL